The following are encoded together in the Nocardioides sp. Arc9.136 genome:
- a CDS encoding TerC family protein, translated as MEVSALEWGITIGITVAVLLFDVVVIARKPHEPSLRECTVYLSIYVGAAIIFGAWVWIFHGHDFGIEFYTGWLVEYSLSVDNLFVFIVLMSALAVPRKYQQEALMVGIILALIFRAIFIAVGYQLVENFSWVFYIFGAFLIYTAVSLVRSYRGGEEEHPEENRLVKFAQRRLNVAEDYRGLSLWWKENGVRVVSPMLIVIVALGATDIMFALDSIPAIFGITQEPYLVFTANVFALMGLRQLYFLLGGLLQRLVYLSLGLAFILAWIGVKLIVHALHEGHVIGFEVPTLASLAVIILTLAITAWLSLAKTRRDEKAEMTASNPPAPKPSE; from the coding sequence GTGGAAGTCTCCGCCCTCGAGTGGGGCATCACGATCGGCATCACCGTCGCGGTGCTGCTCTTCGACGTCGTCGTCATCGCCCGCAAGCCGCACGAGCCCTCGCTGCGCGAGTGCACGGTCTACCTGAGCATCTACGTCGGTGCGGCGATCATCTTCGGCGCCTGGGTGTGGATCTTCCACGGGCACGACTTCGGGATCGAGTTCTACACCGGCTGGTTGGTGGAGTACTCGCTGTCGGTCGACAACCTGTTCGTCTTCATCGTCTTGATGTCGGCGCTGGCGGTGCCGCGCAAGTACCAGCAGGAAGCCCTGATGGTGGGCATCATCCTGGCGCTGATCTTCCGCGCGATCTTCATCGCGGTCGGCTACCAGCTGGTCGAGAACTTCTCGTGGGTCTTCTACATCTTCGGCGCGTTCCTCATCTACACCGCCGTCAGCCTGGTGCGCAGCTACCGGGGCGGCGAGGAGGAGCACCCGGAGGAGAACCGCCTGGTGAAGTTCGCCCAGCGCCGGCTCAACGTCGCCGAGGACTACCGCGGCCTGAGCCTGTGGTGGAAGGAGAACGGCGTCCGCGTCGTGTCCCCGATGCTCATCGTGATCGTCGCGCTCGGTGCCACGGACATCATGTTCGCGCTCGACTCGATCCCGGCGATCTTCGGCATCACCCAGGAGCCGTACCTCGTCTTCACGGCGAACGTCTTCGCGCTGATGGGCCTGCGCCAGCTCTACTTCCTGCTCGGCGGGCTCCTGCAGCGGCTGGTCTACCTCTCGCTCGGGCTCGCGTTCATCCTGGCCTGGATCGGCGTCAAGCTGATCGTCCACGCGCTGCACGAGGGCCACGTCATCGGCTTCGAGGTGCCCACCCTGGCGAGCCTCGCGGTCATCATCCTGACCCTGGCGATCACCGCGTGGCTGAGCCTGGCCAAGACTCGGCGCGACGAGAAGGCCGAGATGACGGCCTCCAACCCGCCGGCGCCCAAGCCCTCGGAGTGA
- the map gene encoding type I methionyl aminopeptidase — MMGLRDRGVEIKTPEQIASMRRAGLVVGETLELLRGHVRAGTSTGELDAIAEDNIRSSGATPSFKGYHGFPGSICASVNDEVVHGIPGDRVLAEGDVVSIDCGAIVDGWHGDAAVTVAVGAVPAEVTELMRVTEEAMWRGIAAARLGGRVTDISHAVEQHVRSQGSYGILEDYTGHGIGSAMHQPPDVPNYGRPGRGPKLVRGLALAVEPMVTLGGKDVSTLADDWTVVTDDGTWAAHFEHSFTLTERGAWVLTALDGGEAALTALGVPYGGS; from the coding sequence CTGATGGGGCTGCGCGACCGGGGCGTCGAGATCAAGACCCCCGAGCAGATCGCGTCGATGCGACGCGCCGGGCTGGTCGTGGGGGAGACCCTCGAGCTGCTGCGCGGCCACGTCCGCGCCGGCACCAGCACCGGTGAGCTCGACGCCATCGCCGAGGACAACATCCGCTCCTCCGGCGCGACGCCGTCGTTCAAGGGCTACCACGGCTTCCCCGGCTCGATCTGCGCCTCGGTCAACGACGAGGTCGTCCACGGGATCCCCGGCGACCGCGTGCTGGCCGAGGGCGACGTGGTCTCGATCGACTGCGGGGCCATCGTCGACGGCTGGCACGGCGACGCCGCGGTCACGGTCGCGGTCGGCGCCGTGCCGGCCGAGGTCACCGAGCTGATGCGGGTGACCGAGGAGGCGATGTGGCGCGGGATCGCGGCAGCCCGCCTGGGCGGCCGGGTCACCGACATCTCCCACGCCGTCGAGCAGCACGTGCGCTCGCAGGGGTCCTACGGGATCCTCGAGGACTACACCGGCCACGGCATCGGCTCGGCCATGCACCAGCCGCCCGACGTCCCCAACTACGGCCGGCCGGGCCGCGGCCCCAAGCTGGTCCGCGGCCTCGCGCTCGCGGTCGAGCCCATGGTCACCCTCGGCGGCAAGGACGTCTCGACGCTCGCCGACGACTGGACGGTCGTCACCGACGACGGCACCTGGGCCGCCCACTTCGAGCACAGCTTCACCCTCACCGAGCGCGGCGCCTGGGTGCTCACCGCGCTCGACGGCGGCGAGGCGGCCCTGACCGCGCTCGGCGTGCCGTACGGCGGCTCCTGA
- a CDS encoding adenylate kinase produces the protein MRLILMGPPGAGKGTQAKFVAEHFGIPAISTGDIFRANVSQGTELGIEAKRYMDAGEYVPDEVTNRMVRNRIDEEDAKPGFLLDGYPRTLAQVEELDGMIAFTGHSLDAVVCLTVDADEIVQRLLQRAQVEGRADDTEDVIRRRQEVYVEQTEPLIAVYGERGILVSVDGMGEVDEVTKRIFDALDAIPES, from the coding sequence TTGAGGCTGATCCTGATGGGCCCCCCGGGAGCCGGCAAGGGCACCCAGGCGAAGTTCGTCGCCGAGCACTTCGGCATCCCCGCGATCTCGACCGGTGACATCTTCCGCGCCAACGTCTCCCAGGGGACCGAGCTGGGCATCGAGGCCAAGCGCTACATGGACGCGGGGGAGTACGTCCCCGACGAGGTCACCAACCGGATGGTGCGCAACCGCATCGACGAGGAGGACGCCAAGCCCGGCTTCCTGCTCGACGGCTACCCGCGCACCCTCGCGCAGGTCGAGGAGCTCGACGGGATGATCGCCTTCACCGGCCACTCCCTCGACGCCGTGGTCTGCCTGACCGTCGACGCCGACGAGATCGTCCAGCGGCTGCTCCAGCGCGCGCAGGTCGAGGGCCGGGCCGACGACACCGAGGACGTCATCCGGCGTCGCCAGGAGGTGTACGTCGAGCAGACCGAGCCGCTCATCGCGGTCTACGGCGAGCGCGGCATCCTGGTCTCGGTCGACGGCATGGGCGAGGTCGACGAGGTCACGAAGCGGATCTTCGACGCCCTCGACGCCATCCCCGAGTCCTGA